One stretch of Brevibacillus laterosporus DNA includes these proteins:
- a CDS encoding XRE family transcriptional regulator, with the protein MTFKVGRCRLYERLQLAGMTQTELAEKIHMKRQQVSDYANNRNVMSLSNAKAIAHTLGCQIDDLYEWVEIPPSERNRNNNRDREE; encoded by the coding sequence ATGACTTTTAAAGTCGGAAGGTGCCGCTTGTATGAACGGTTACAGCTCGCTGGTATGACGCAGACAGAACTTGCGGAAAAGATTCATATGAAGCGCCAACAAGTATCCGACTACGCAAACAATCGTAATGTCATGTCGTTATCTAACGCGAAAGCTATTGCTCACACACTCGGGTGTCAGATCGACGATTTATACGAATGGGTCGAGATACCTCCCTCAGAGCGTAACCGTAACAACAATCGGGACCGAGAAGAGTAG
- a CDS encoding helix-turn-helix domain-containing protein, which translates to MIDTSDLTYYRLKLREEILIQMHSNNLSQRDLAKLLYISPQSLSYIMKNKQSLSMDQINLLTRVFKLDDDFFYGMVYGELFKDSSKVSLPKVTDFIKACSHCKPGVNHCGKVVELFLETIDIKDMSTALTFAETLFGYGFLAEAASVYYAITNIEKKISERFAVCCHRIFLIERDRDMRKKGVEALHKLRAVLNDLPTEYPAQKNGDVETVNLQLDGYYRIVTWYNVTKEWEELSVIADAYYKEAKDAKDTEHLGESLLYRAASLIGLGELRKAAELLRECHDIGDYYRWAALSNEKLIEVMEGKIEAVSEFIRLVVDKNREHEIITVAPYAIRILLSKGQLERIDVFLEKYNAIFESISLKKDKYNKSQFYNFQVVRLQYYLAKKQYKEAFNDVLEVMKTALEFGDISIYQEMSAILFEHKAILGEDVEHRYMNILKRGETG; encoded by the coding sequence ATGATCGACACCAGTGACTTGACTTATTATCGTCTTAAATTAAGGGAAGAAATACTAATCCAAATGCATTCAAATAATCTTAGTCAAAGAGACCTAGCTAAACTGTTGTACATTTCTCCTCAGTCGCTTTCTTATATTATGAAAAATAAGCAATCGCTTTCGATGGACCAGATAAATTTACTGACACGCGTGTTCAAACTAGACGACGATTTTTTTTATGGAATGGTTTATGGAGAGCTTTTCAAGGATTCGTCCAAAGTCTCTCTTCCCAAAGTAACAGACTTTATTAAGGCTTGCTCTCACTGTAAACCGGGTGTCAATCATTGTGGTAAAGTAGTCGAACTATTCTTGGAAACAATAGATATAAAGGATATGTCAACCGCCTTAACTTTTGCAGAGACACTTTTCGGCTACGGCTTTCTAGCAGAGGCCGCGTCTGTATATTACGCAATTACAAATATTGAAAAGAAAATATCAGAAAGGTTTGCGGTTTGCTGCCATCGAATTTTCTTGATCGAACGCGACAGGGATATGCGTAAGAAGGGCGTAGAGGCATTACATAAACTACGAGCGGTACTGAACGATTTGCCCACAGAATATCCTGCGCAGAAAAACGGTGATGTAGAAACAGTAAATTTACAATTAGATGGGTACTATCGTATCGTTACTTGGTATAATGTTACCAAAGAGTGGGAGGAGCTTTCTGTTATTGCAGATGCATACTACAAAGAGGCAAAGGACGCCAAAGATACCGAGCATCTAGGGGAGTCGCTTCTTTATCGAGCCGCAAGTTTAATAGGATTGGGAGAACTCAGAAAAGCGGCAGAACTTCTCAGAGAGTGTCACGATATAGGGGATTATTACCGTTGGGCAGCGTTGTCAAATGAAAAGTTAATCGAAGTAATGGAGGGCAAGATCGAAGCCGTAAGCGAATTTATCCGGCTGGTTGTAGATAAGAACCGCGAACATGAAATCATTACGGTAGCTCCATATGCCATACGGATTTTACTTTCAAAAGGGCAATTAGAAAGAATAGATGTTTTTTTAGAGAAATATAACGCAATTTTTGAGTCTATTTCATTAAAAAAGGATAAGTATAATAAGAGTCAATTTTATAATTTTCAAGTAGTTAGATTACAGTATTATCTAGCTAAGAAACAATATAAAGAAGCATTTAACGACGTTCTTGAAGTGATGAAAACTGCATTAGAATTCGGGGATATTTCAATATACCAAGAAATGTCTGCGATCCTCTTTGAGCACAAGGCTATTCTAGGAGAGGACGTTGAACATAGATATATGAATATTTTAAAAAGGGGCGAAACAGGATGA